A single genomic interval of Amblyomma americanum isolate KBUSLIRL-KWMA chromosome 11, ASM5285725v1, whole genome shotgun sequence harbors:
- the LOC144110026 gene encoding uncharacterized protein LOC144110026 — MPSIIISEETVKAVEALTRQHSSSSNWFLYRAGRVTASVMKRVCHTSIDNPSISLLKLMCYPEKQSLKTPAITWGVKNEPRAFRAYQTSEAEKHDMFKCSKSGLHLSTRYPFVGATPDGLVCCACCGKGVVELKCPFSLREVKDVTEMATAGSCLETVNGVVQLRRQHGYFYQVQTQMAVCDVQWCDFVVWTPNLLHVERIQKDRHFCEEILAAGRKFFIHAILPELFSTYFTRQHAGPVVNSPSDVYCFCRGPETGKMVACDNASCHYKWFHFSCVALKRAPKTTLWFCPECKGPKG; from the coding sequence atgccatcaataattataagtgaagagaccgtaaaggccgttgaagctttgacaaggcaacacagcagctcgtctaattggtttttgtaccgagcgggcagggtgactgcttctgtaatgaaaagggtgtgccacacaagcattgataaccctagcatatcactgctaaaactgatgtgctatcctgaaaagcagtcgctgaagacgcctgccatcacatggggagtgaaaaatgagccccgtgccttcagggcataccaaaccagtgaagccgagaagcacgacatgttcaagtgctccaagtcggggctgcacctgagtacaagatatccgtttgttggagcaacaccagacggtcttgtttgttgcgcatgctgtgggaagggtgttgttgaacttaagtgcccattttcgctcagggaagtgaaggatgttacagagatggctactgcaggttcctgcctggaaactgtcaatggtgtagtccagctacggcgacaacacggatatttctaccaagtgcagacacaaatggctgtatgtgatgttcagtggtgcgacttcgtggtgtggacacctaatttgttgcacgtggagagaatacagaaagacaggcacttttgtgaggaaattctggctgctggaagaaaattcttcattcatgcaatcctgcccgagcttttcagcacctacttcaccaggcagcatgctggtccagtggtgaactctcccagtgatgtctactgtttttgccgtggaccagaaactggaaagatggttgcttgcgacaacgcatcctgccactacaaatggttccacttttcatgcgtggcactcaagcgagcaccaaaaactacactgtggttttgtccagagtgcaaaggacccaaaggctaa
- the LOC144110025 gene encoding uncharacterized protein LOC144110025, giving the protein MVNCAVVGCSNRSDVTGRKKRPTSARFFSLPKVIENQCERTKTLSAKRRSLWLARIKHANFNHESPNVRVCGVHFIKGEPSNLFDETNPDWAPSLSLGHGTRHADSARHDRRAKRLAHKRRADVEATAVASEASPRACPDSPQPPQAEEVSADENETGIAVQTDMTMQDIQALEQHSVVLNEHLYTLQKEKEQLEVTEDSLKSCEAKVRLYTGMPNFAVLFAVFEALASFISHNVNNKLTKFQEFVLFMMKLKVNLQNTDLAFRFNISEATVLRIFDKWLHVAYCRLKDEIIWPTRDALQKTMPQAFYDSFGVNVAVIIDCFEIKIERPSSYLPRCETWSQYKGSNTAKFLIGIAPQGVVTYISEGWGGRASDKHIAEHCGFLDNLVPGDVVLADRGFNISESVGFYCAKLHVPAFTRGKKQLSAEDVQSTRKLANVRIHVERVIGLIRNKFIFLKSVVPIDYVVCRPGDEVAPLDKIVTVCCVLSNLCASIVAAPKDATGQQASASVDE; this is encoded by the exons ATGGTCAACTGCGCCGTTGTGGGCTGCTCCAATCGCAGCGACgttacaggaagaaagaaaaggccaactagcgcgaggtttttctctctgccgaaagtgatcgaaaaccagtgcgagcgaaccaagactctgagtgcgaagcgccgcagcttgtggttagcacgcataaaacatgctaatttcaaccacgaaagccccaatgtgcgcgtctgcggtgtgcatttcataaaag gagaaccgtccaacctgttcgacgagacaaatccagactgggccccgtctctcagtctcggccacgggaccaggcatgctgattccgcgcggcacgatcgcagagcaaaaagactcgctcacaagcgacgggccgatgttgaagcgacagcagtggcatcggaggcgtcgccgcgtgcctgtcccgattccccacagccaccgcaagccgaggaagtcagcgccgatgaaaatgagacag gaatcgctgttcaaactgacatgaccatgcaagacatacaggcactggagcagcattctgtagtgctgaatgaacatctgtacacattgcagaaagagaaagagcagctcgaggtgactgaagactcactgaaaagttgtgaagcaaaggtgcgactgtacactgggatgccaaactttgctgttttatttgctgtgttcgaagcactagcaagcttcatttcgcacaatgtcaacaataagctcacaaaatttcaagaattcgttctgttcatgatgaagctaaaagtaaatctgcaaaacactgaccttgcatttcggttcaatatttcagaggctacagtattgcgcattttcgacaagtggctgcacgtggcgtattgcagacttaaagatgaaataatctggcccacacgagatgctttgcaaaagacaatgccacaggcattctacgactcgtttggtgtgaatgtagcagtcatcatcgattgcttcgaaattaagatagaaaggccatcatcgtatcttccaagatgtgaaacatggtcccagtataaaggtagcaatacagccaagttcctgattgggattgctccacaaggtgttgttacttatatatccgaaggttggggaggcagggcaagtgacaaacatatcgccgaacactgtgggtttttggacaacttggtgcctggagacgttgtactcgcagacaggggttttaacatcagcgaaagcgttggtttctactgtgcaaagcttcacgtgccagcgtttaccaggggaaagaaacaactttcagcagaagatgtgcagagcacaagaaagctcgcaaacgtgcgaatacacgtggaaagagtaattggactcattaggaataagtttatttttctgaagtctgtcgtgccaatcgattacgttgtgtgccggccaggagatgaagtcgcaccactcgacaaaattgtaactgtgtgttgtgtgctatctaacttgtgtgcatcaattgttgctgcaccaaaggacgccactggacagcaggcttcagcctcagtggatgagtga